A genome region from Eurosta solidaginis isolate ZX-2024a chromosome 2, ASM4086904v1, whole genome shotgun sequence includes the following:
- the eIF3i gene encoding eukaryotic translation initiation factor 3 subunit I isoform X1, which yields MRPLMLQGHERSITQIKFNREGDLLFSCSKDQKPNVWYSLNGERLGTYDGHQGAVWCLDVDWTTSKLISGAGDMTTKIWDVEHGVVIASIPAKSSVRTCGFSYSGNQAAYSTDKAMGQNSELFVIDVRTADESIAEQSPILRIPMLPSKITSMLWGPLDETIITGHENGQISIWDIRKGGREINSVNDHTAVINDMQMNKDGTMFVTASKDTSAKLFDSESLMCLKTYKTERPVNSAAISPIMDHVVLGGGQDAMEVTTTSTKAGKFDSRFFHLIYEEEFARLKGHFGPINSLAFHPDGKSYASGGEDGFVRVQTFDSTYFENIFE from the exons ATG CGACCATTAATGCTGCAAGGTCATGAGCGTTCCATAACTCAAATCAAATTCAATCGTGAGGGTGATTTATTATTTTCATGCTCAAAAGATCAGAAGCCAAATGTTTGGTATTCGCTAAATGGCGAACGTCTTGGTACTTACGATGGGCATCAGGGAGCGGTATGGTGCTTAGATGTTGATTGGACTACATCGAAACTTATATCGGGCGCAGGTGATATGACAACAAAAATATGGGATGTAGAACATGGCGTTGTAATTGCATCCATACCTGCAAAGTCGTCGGTGCGAACATGCGGTTTCAGTTATTCTGGCAATCAAGCAGCTTATTCCACGGATAAAGCTATGGGACAAAATTCAGAATTGTTCGTGATTGATGTACGCACAGCAGATGAAAGTATTGCCGAGCAAAGCCCAATATTACGTATACCAATGCTGCCATCTAAAATCACATCTATGCTGTGGGGACCCTTGGATGAAACAATAATCACAG GGCACGAAAATGGCCAAATTTCTATTTGGGATATACGGAAGGGTGGCCGTGAGATTAATTCAGTAAATGATCATACGGCTGTTATAAACGACATGCAGATGAATAAAGATGGTACTATGTTTGTAACTGCATCCAAAGACACATCAGCGAAGCTATTTGACTCTGAATCACTGATGTGTCTGAAGACCTATAAAACGGAAAGGCCTGTAAACTCGGCTGCAATCAGCCCAATTATGGACCATGTTGTATTGGGTGGTGGACAAGACGCCATGGAGGTGACAACAACATCAACCAAAGCTGGCAAATTCGATTCACGTTTCTTCCATTTAATTTATGAAGAAGAATTTGCTCGCTTGAAAGGTCATTTCGGTCCCATAAACAGTTTAGCCTTCCATCCGGATGGCAAGAGTTATGCTTCAGGTGGTGAGGATGGTTTCGTTCGTGTGCAAACTTTCGATagtacatattttgaaaatatcttcGAGTAG
- the eIF3i gene encoding eukaryotic translation initiation factor 3 subunit I isoform X2 → MRPLMLQGHERSITQIKFNREGDLLFSCSKDQKPNVWYSLNGERLGTYDGHQGAVWCLDVDWTTSKLISGAGDMTTKIWDVEHGVVIASIPAKSSVRTCGFSYSGNQAAYSTDKAMGQNSELFVIDVRTADESIAEQSPILRIPMLPSKITSMLWGPLDETIITGHENGQISIWDIRKGGREINSVNDHTAVINDMQMNKDGTMFVTASKDTSAKLFDSESLMCLKTYKTERPVNSAAISPIMDHVVLGGGQDAMEVTTTSTKAGKFDSRFFHLIYEEEFARLKGHFGPINSLAFHPDGKSYASGGEDGFVRVQTFDSTYFENIFE, encoded by the exons atg CGACCATTAATGCTGCAAGGTCATGAGCGTTCCATAACTCAAATCAAATTCAATCGTGAGGGTGATTTATTATTTTCATGCTCAAAAGATCAGAAGCCAAATGTTTGGTATTCGCTAAATGGCGAACGTCTTGGTACTTACGATGGGCATCAGGGAGCGGTATGGTGCTTAGATGTTGATTGGACTACATCGAAACTTATATCGGGCGCAGGTGATATGACAACAAAAATATGGGATGTAGAACATGGCGTTGTAATTGCATCCATACCTGCAAAGTCGTCGGTGCGAACATGCGGTTTCAGTTATTCTGGCAATCAAGCAGCTTATTCCACGGATAAAGCTATGGGACAAAATTCAGAATTGTTCGTGATTGATGTACGCACAGCAGATGAAAGTATTGCCGAGCAAAGCCCAATATTACGTATACCAATGCTGCCATCTAAAATCACATCTATGCTGTGGGGACCCTTGGATGAAACAATAATCACAG GGCACGAAAATGGCCAAATTTCTATTTGGGATATACGGAAGGGTGGCCGTGAGATTAATTCAGTAAATGATCATACGGCTGTTATAAACGACATGCAGATGAATAAAGATGGTACTATGTTTGTAACTGCATCCAAAGACACATCAGCGAAGCTATTTGACTCTGAATCACTGATGTGTCTGAAGACCTATAAAACGGAAAGGCCTGTAAACTCGGCTGCAATCAGCCCAATTATGGACCATGTTGTATTGGGTGGTGGACAAGACGCCATGGAGGTGACAACAACATCAACCAAAGCTGGCAAATTCGATTCACGTTTCTTCCATTTAATTTATGAAGAAGAATTTGCTCGCTTGAAAGGTCATTTCGGTCCCATAAACAGTTTAGCCTTCCATCCGGATGGCAAGAGTTATGCTTCAGGTGGTGAGGATGGTTTCGTTCGTGTGCAAACTTTCGATagtacatattttgaaaatatcttcGAGTAG